The genomic DNA CAACCTTATGTACACGACAATGTGTATCACATGATTGACCAAACACGTTCTGATTGAAGTTGGTAATTATGATTTTTAAAGGTGAATGAAAGGTAACAACTGACAGGAACATTGATACACATGTTCACACCTATTGCATGCATGGATTTTACATGTCACTGCGTGACTGGAATCACGTTGTCTATCTGATCTAATTTTGATGTTCTTTATTTgtacattattttcttctttttaaatcttaaaaaaaaagttatagagGAATCTTGTTTTTCATTCTGCACTGTGTGTCTTGTACTTTAAGCAACATGTATTTGAACTTGTCATGGCTTATAATATCGTTTAAATGTGAAGGTAAAATATCCCACTTCATTCCCGCGCTGCATTGGGAACTTGGTTTAAAAAGTTTAAGATGTCAACTCATTCTCAACAGTAgcaccgaaagaaagaaagaagaagaaaaaaaagcggataGAGAAAGGTGAGCATACGATGTATTTACACGTGTacataacagatttttttttttaaattccatttgtTTTGGACAAAAATAATCCAATATGGCCCAGATTGATTTAATATCAGTTTTGAATTGCTTGTATTGATGCTTTGCAGTACTGTGTTCTGCTGTTTAAATCATGGGACTGTTTCAAGATGACTCTCTAAATTTCTGGattggcaaaaaaacaacaacaaaaaaaccaaaaaaaccaaacaaaaaaaaaaaaacaacaaacaaaaacaacaacaaacaaacaaaaacaacaaaaaaacaacaacaaaaaaaacaacaacaaaaaacaaacaaacaaacaaacaaaaaaccgtgtcAGATGTGTTTCCTCATACAGATTTTAAGAAAAATTTCCGTCTCTGATTTTACTAGAAATCCTTCAGTTCCACGTCAGTGAAAGGTCATGATAATAGATGGTCTGACGGTAATAGATGGTCTGACGGTAATAGATGGATGGGTGTGACGTTGACGCTAATGACAGCCATTTAGGTttgaagcggagtatggctgcctacatggcggggtaaaaacggtcatacacgtaaaagcccactcgtgtacatacgagtgaatgtgggagttgcagcccacgaaagaagatgatgatgaagaaggtttGAAGCAACGTGACGAAGCTGTACTGTGTGCTTTCTTCATTCCAGTATCAACCGAAACCCAGAGCTATAAACGCCTGCTATGCTGACCAGGAAGCTTCAGTAAATTTGTCACAACGATACATCCGTGAAATGGACGACACTTACCTGTGTGGCCCCAATCTTCCCCTTCAGTCCACATTTTTCTCATCAGTACGTAGCAACAACATATAGGCAGAACCCAGATAATATGTCTCTCGTGGAATTCAAACCCACGACCTTCCATCCTCAGATTTATGTTATTGATTACAAATGTATTCAAACATGCAATATTCAAACTGAGAAACTGGCAAACAATTAACTTGTGCGGAATATTATGTACATTTACCCTGGTCTATTTCTTTGCAACGAAACAAGTGAAAGCAATAGTGGACATAATCATTATTCATAAAGTAAGCTTTTGCAGTAGCACGAACCTCATTAACACCACCAGTAACGATACCATTTCATGATTATCCTCCtattcttcatcctcctcttcatcaaAATATCCGTACATCACCATCATTttcaatcaaacaacaaaattaGCCAGTCTGGAATCTATAAAATATCATGACCAGCGCATGATCCCAAACACATAATCACAAGCATATTCAAATTCGAAAAGAAGCTATCAGGCTAAAGTAAATTtgtaacaccccctccccccgcacccccatcccaAAACCTAAAAAATCCAGTGTCAAAACATTGGATGAGTACCACACCTCCACTGTCCTGTATCAAACAGCCCTTGCCAAACATCCACGAGGCCTTTAGCATCAAGCTGACAGGGTGTAACAGTTCTCATCCCCCCCACAGGTGGGCAAATCGGAAGTGGGAGAACTGCTCTCTTCGTACAGCGAACAGTTCTTCGCTGCGGGGAAGAAGACAAAATGGCTACAGCCGGAAGTCGTTAGGCAGCGAAGAGCGCATGCTCCAGTGACGGTAGAGGGGAAGAAGGTCAGGTATTGAGCTGTTGTCAAGGTCGTCTGCTTTTGATACATTCCGTTGTTCGCCGTGTCTGAGAGTAGAAACATGGGGGGAAGAAAATCTGTTCAAAGCTACACTCACAGCTATATTGTGAAGAGTCACAAacagtaggacacacacacacacacacacacacacacacacactctctctctctctctctttatctttctctctctcacacacacacacacacacacacacacacacacacacacacacacacacacacacacacacacgacgagaaGTAGTGGTACGACACAAAATATACAAACAAGAAGATGTCATCACTAGAGCTAGGTGCACCATTCTTGCTGTGTTTtgaccgagagaaagacagattacAACACCGGTAGAATATTCTGTTCACTGCTTTCAGTTCTTTACGACCCGGTCTCATTCATTATACATATTATTTATAAAACAAGTCTCGTTCAATTGTTACACAGACTGTGAGTACATGTACACGTTATGTGAAGACGATGGAATTCATTATCTTTTGTGTTGTCCTTTTCGCAGTTTACAAAAATTGCATTGGGCCTCATGGTCCCAAAGTTGTTTTAATTTTTTGCCAGCTGTTATGCCCAGCACATCAAAATCTTTGGCCTCAAAACACTTATCTGTCCTGCATCGATTTCAGCTGTACTGTGCGTTCGTGCCACACGGTAAAGCAcagcaatttgttgttgttgttgattacttTCAAATTACCACCAGAGATTAACTGAAGAATTGTGTGCAACGTGACGAGTCTGTACTGTGTGCAATACAGTTTTCTTTAACGTCAACTTGAGATGCCACTCTTTACAAGTCGAGGAATTATGTAAACGCTTCTTCTCTACTTTAATCATATCCTGGGCTTGGTAGATATTCTATCGTGCTTATTCTTGTGTAACCTATCTTTTCAAGTCGTGTAGGCCCTGTTAGGACTGAAAGACAATGGGAAATAATTTTCCTCGGACATGTCTTCAGACTTGTACGGGCATAGGGACAGAATCTCCAGCCAGTGTTATGTATTTAtgtaaacactttaaaaaaacaacaactttgttttAATAAAACAATGAAGATTTAAAGCCAATTGATACAAGTTACTTGTCGTATCGTATTGACTATTTTTGTGGAATCAGTTGAATTCACAGATCATATTTGGAGCAGTCCACACTCTTGTATCTTTCGTCACATGCTGAACTTGTTTCAAAGATAAATGTTGGACGCCGTATAGGAAATAGTAACTTGGAACAGATCAGCAGAACACTACCGTACAATTTTCTTGTACTATTTATGCAACTTTCTTTTGGCGAATGACATAAAACTTGACACAGTTTTAAACAGAGCTTGCCACAGGCAAAAGGCTTTTCCCTGTTGAAGGTAGAAAGGCCTTAAACGACCAGTATGTAAGGCGATTTTAAACAGAACTTGCCACAGGCTAAAGGCTTTTCCCTGTTGAAGGTAGAAAGGCCAGTATGTAAGGCGATAAGCACTGCCGATGAAGAGAAcatagtgttttatttttttatacttaaTTTTGCTGTTTACCCTGAGGTTGCGTGATATTCTATTGCACACATTCTTTCGTAACGGACTGAAAGGCAACGTGTAATGATTTTCAATGGACGCGTTGAGGCTTCAGACTTTTGCAGGCACAGGGATAGAAGTTCCAGCCAGTGTTATGTATTACGTAAACACTTTTTTCATACTTAATTTTGCTGTTAACGCTGGGGTTGCGTGATATTTCATAGTGCATATTTTTTCGTAACCAGTCTTTTCAAGTCACATACGTATCTGGACTGAAAGGCAACGTTTAGTTATTTTCAATGGACGCGTTGAGGCTTCAGACTTGTACAGACAGAAGGGTAGAAGCTGCAGCCAGTGAGGCCAGTTGGTGACCGAGTCCCTGACGACTGGCATCCAGGTGTGTGCAGGTGACCTTACCTGTGGCATCAGGTGATGAGGTGCTGGTGTCGTCCTCACAGACCGGTCGGTAGGGGCCGGACAAAGATACCGACTTCAGTTTCGCCTGGAAGGGAAGGAGGCGGCCAGAAttcgtgtgtgagtgggtgggataGAGAATGGATAGGTacgtgagtgtgcgtgagagagagagagagagagagagagagagagagagagagagagagagagagagagtgtgagtgtgtgtgtgtgtgtgtgtgtgtgtgtgtgtgtgtgtgtgtgtgtgtgtgtgtgtgtgtgtgcctgagtctgTCAGTCTCCCGAATCCTGatttgttctaaaaaaaaaaggaatagtttctatctgcctgtctgtctgtccctctgtctctctgtggctgtctgtcagtacctctgtctgtctgtgtttctctgtggctgtctgtgtttctctgtggctgtttgtctgtcacctctgtctgtctgtgtttctctgtggctgtctgtgtttctctgtggctgtctgtgtctctctgtggctgtctgtgtctctctgtggctgtctgtgtctctctgtggctgtttgtctattacctctgtctgtctgtgtttctctgtggctgtttgtctattacctctgtctgtctgtgtttctctgtggctgtctgtgtctctctgtgtctgtctgtctgtcaccagatAGCGATCGATTTGAGTTTTATAAGCAGTTTATTTCTATGCATTCACTGCcgatttatctgtcaatgaagatggataggcatttgaaatatattatgacaatgtttagatttgggatttccgatctctctcttcatcgttatcgttatagtaaattgaatgatcacgatattatttgtcccttgtgcagatgtgccgAAGAAAATGAACTTAATTTCGTGATACGTTGCCCTGCttgaccttaggctacagttaattccacaaaaataccATAGACATCCATCTGTGTTTcaactttccttgctaatgtcatcaacaaatgaaaccattgtaaaacagttcgctatatacttgtataaggcattcaaaatctgcagtttgatatgtgattaattgtgctttttgtgtgtgcatgtgcattcttAGAATTGTAGTTaggtgttttctgttccacattgttctggaatgtgacaatttgtgttcactgatccccttcatgaggggccacggcctttattgaataaaaatgttcgttcgtccttcgttcattctgtctgtcacctctgtctgtgtctctatgtggctgtctgtctgtccctctgtctgtctgtgctctctgtggttgtctgtctgtccctctgtctgtctgtgtctctatgtggctgtctgtctgtccctctgtctgtccctccctctgtctctctgtggttgtctgtctgtccctccgcctgtctgtgtctctatgtggctgtctgtctgtccctctgtctgtctgtgtctctatgtggctgtctgtctgtccctctgtctgtctgtgtctctatgtggctgtctgtctgtccctctgtctgtctgtgtctctatgtggctgtctgtctgtcactctgtctgtctgtgtctctatgtggctgtctgtctgtccctctgtctgtctgtgtctctctgtggctgtctgtctgtccctctgtctgtctgtgtctctgtgtggctgtctgtctgtccctctgtctgtctgtccctctgtctgtctgtgtctctatgtggctgtctgtctgtccctctgtctgtctgtcactctgtctgtctgtgtctctatgtggctgtctgtctgtccctctgtctgtctgtgtctctatgtggctgtctgtctgtccctctgtctgtctgtgtctctctgtggctgtctgtctgtccctctgtctctgtatgtctgtggttgtctgtctgtccatctgtctgtggctctgtggctctgtggctgtctgtccctctgtctgtctctctgtggctgtctgtctgtccctctgtctgtctctctgtggctgtctctctgtccctctgtctgtctctctgtggctgtctctctgtccctctgtctgtctctctgtggttgtctgtctgtccctctgtctgtctcgctgtggcagtctgtgtctgcatgttaaGAACACCTTAGGTGTGTGGCCAAACACACCTGCCCTGTAAGTGTAAGGGGTCACCTTTTCCGTCAGACGAAGTCGTGTCCGCTGAACGTTGTTGGTGCTTAACGGAGGTCtagttctcttcctcctcccatttTGATTCACCACCCAGGGATTTACtaatccatccatctatccatccatccatctatgcaTCTATCCACACAACagatccctccatccacccaacagatccctccatccatccacccaacagatccatccatccatccatccacccaacagatccatccacccacccatccattcacccaacagatccatccatccatccacccacctatccacccatccacccaacagatcaatccatccacccatccatccacccaacagatcaatccatccacccatccatccacccaacagatcaatccatccacccatccatccacctaacagatccatccatccatccatccacccatccatccacccaacagatcaatccatccacccatccatccacccaacagatcaatccacccacccatccacccacccaacagatccatccacccacccacccacccaacagaTCCATCCGCCCATCCACCCAACagatctatccacccacccatccacccatccatccacccaacagatcaatccacccatccatccatccacccaacagatccatccatccacacatccatccacccaacagatccacccatccatccacccatccacccaacagatccacccatccatccatccatccaaacaacagatccacccatccatccatccatccacccaacagatccacccatccatccacccatccaccaaacAGATCCAGCCagccacctatccatccatccacccaacagatccacccatccatccatccatccacccaacagatccacccatccatccacccatccacccaacagatccacccatccatccatccatccacccaacagatccacccatccatccacccatccaccaaacAGATCCAGCCagccatccatctatccacccaacagatccatccacacatccatccatccacccaacagatccacccatccatccgcccatccatccacccaacagatccatccatccacccaacagatccattcatctatccatccatccacccacccatccatccagccacccaacagatccacccatccatccacccatccacccaacagatccatacatccatccatccatccaccaaacaGATCCATCCagccacctatccatccatccacccaacagatccatccagccacccatccatccatccacccaacagatccatccatccatccacccatccatccagccacccaacagatctacccatccatccacccacccatctattcACCCAAcagatacatccatccatccacccaacagatccatccatccatccatccacccaacagatccatccatccacccaacagatccacccatccatccacccaacagaTCTACcaatccatccaccaacccatctatccacccaacagatacatccatccatccatccatccacccaacagatccatccatccatccacccaacagatccatccatccatccatccatccatcaaccgaacagatccctccatccatccatccaccaagaTATCCCAACCTCCATCATTCAacacatccatccattcacccacacatccatccatccatccatcccaccctcccttcctccacctatCCTTTCATCCAAGAGAGACTGACaactacaaacagacagacagacagacaaacagagctgAACGCACACCCCGTCAACAGCATTACCATGTTGGATGAGGTGGTGGTGTAAGCTGCCGGTCCCGTTTCCGGTCCTTCAAACCTTCCGGCGACGTCATCAGTGGCGATGATGTCAGCCGTGGAGTCGACATACCACTTCCACACGCTGCTCTGGTATCTGAGGCCGACCCAGTGCTGACCGAAATCGGCACCTAGTGTGGACATTAACATAGCATCCAATGtatgaatagaaaagaaaagaaatctatcAAGGAAGAAATTTTAGCCAGAATTAACAATATACGTTTGGTTAAAAACAGcaataaaaaagcaaaacaacaacaacaacaacaacccaacccagccaaccaaccaacaacaaaaacacacacacacacactataatgtgCATATTTTTTGTGAGCCTGAAAACATTCTTTCAGCAacggcttttcttttctttaatcttctttttctttaaatctaGTTTATTTTTCAGCAATGAACAATGACGGAACgggaaaagatagatagatagatagatagagagagagagagagagagagagagagagagagagacagacagacagacagacagacagacagacagacagacagaaacagagagacagatacagagaggcagagacagagtgagagagagacacagagacagagacagacagagagagagagagagagagagagagagagagagagacggcgccCACTCACCCAGAGCCTGAAAGACGTCCTGTTGCTTGGCAACAGTTTGCAGGTGCACCAGGCGGGTGCTCTCTCCTTCACAGATGTCTTTGGCATCG from Babylonia areolata isolate BAREFJ2019XMU chromosome 11, ASM4173473v1, whole genome shotgun sequence includes the following:
- the LOC143287622 gene encoding uncharacterized protein LOC143287622 — protein: MTAAQLLPRGIMTCKVLFLCLALFVAGGCSQTCDKFASSPDGIMSQAVNGVCYYGVQNTYTWDDAKDICEGESTRLVHLQTVAKQQDVFQALGADFGQHWVGLRYQSSVWKWYVDSTADIIATDDVAGRFEGPETGPAAYTTTSSNMAKLKSVSLSGPYRPVCEDDTSTSSPDATDTANNGMYQKQTTLTTAQYLTFFPSTVTGACALRCLTTSGCSHFVFFPAAKNCSLYEESSSPTSDLPTCGGDENCYTLSA